One Etheostoma cragini isolate CJK2018 chromosome 6, CSU_Ecrag_1.0, whole genome shotgun sequence DNA window includes the following coding sequences:
- the LOC117945791 gene encoding diacylglycerol O-acyltransferase 1-like, giving the protein MEESGATVALTRRRRATLAAVKGADLLPVNGRSAAVRQGSVNTGITRDNDQSKQNRSLETIRFKSKTEKEKRKNDLNARLSCHKTQESLLSSASGYSNYRGILNWCVVMLVLSNARLFLENLLRYGVLVDPIQVISLFLNDSYSWPACLVIVSNMFILVALYTERQLSKGSFTELVGFLVHCINMAIMLTFPAAVVLLDPFMTPVGGAFVLGTYTILFLKLYSYKDVNMWCREQSIVKAKTLARSLSCPSAQHVSGGDHKVFYPGNLTIRDIYYFVSAPTLCYELNFPRSPNIRVGFLLRRLLEMLFFTQLLVALTQQWMIPIIQSSMKPLEDMDLSRMTERLLRLAVPNHLLWLMFFYVFFHSSMNFTAELLLFGDREFYKDWWNSETVTYFWQNWNIPVHKWCLRHFYRPLLRRGFSKMVSQSAVFFLSAFFHEYLVSVPLRMFRLWAFMGMMAQLPLAWFVGRFLRGNYSNAAVWMSIIIGQPFAILMYVHDYYVLHYRQEST; this is encoded by the exons CTGCAGCGGTGCGTCAAGGCTCAGTGAACACGGGCATTACCAGAGACAATGACCAGTCAAAACAAAATCGTTCACTGGAGACAATACGGTTTAAATCAAAGACTGAGAAAGAGAAACGCAAGAATGACTTAAATGCACGACTGAG CTGTCACAAGACCCAggagtctctgctgagttctgCCAGTGGATACAGTAACTACAGAGGAATCCTCAACTGGTGTGTGGTCATGCTG GTGTTGAGCAATGCTCGTCTCTTCTTAGAAAACCTGTTAAG gtACGGTGTTCTGGTGGACCCTATTCAGGtgatttccttgtttctgaatGATTCGTACAGCTGGCCAGCCTGCCTGGTGATTG TTTCCAACATGTTCATTCTGGTGGCTCTCTACACGGAAAGGCAGCTGTCGAAG GGTTCATTCACTGAACTTGTGGGATTTCTGGTCCATTGCATTAACATGGCAATAATGCTAACATTCCCTGCTGCAGTGGTCCTATTGGATCCCTTCATGACCCcag TTGGCGGTGCGTTTGTTCTTGGTACTTACACCATCCTCTTCCTAAAGCTTTACTCCTATAAGGACGTCAACATGTGGTGCAGAGAGCAGAGCATTGTCAAGGCCAAGACGCTGGCCAGGTCGCTGTCTT GTCCCTCAGCACAACACGTCAGTGGAGGTGACCATAAGGTATTTTACCCTGGCAACCTCACAATCAGAG ACATATACTACTTTGTCTCTGCTCCAACTCTGTGCTACGAGCTCAACTTCCCTCGATCTCCTAATATTCGCGTGGGTTTCCTGCTGAGGCGACTGCTTGAGATG CTGTTCTTCACCCAGCTGTTAGTTGCTCTCACTCAACAG TGGATGATTCCCATCATTCAAAGTTCCATGAAACCGCTAGAG GACATGGATCTGTCCAGGATGACTGAGAGACTTCTAAGATTAGCT GTTCCTAATCACTTGCTGTGGCTGATGTTTTTCTACGTGTTCTTCCACTCGTCAATGAACTTCACAGCTGAGCTGCTGCTCTTTGGAGACAGAGAGTTTTACAAGGACTGgtg GAACTCTGAGACAGTGACATATTTCTGGCAGAACTGGAACATCCCTGTACACAAGTGGTGTCTACG CCACTTTTACAGGCCACTGTTAAGGAGAGGATTTAGTAAAATGGTCAGCCAATCAGCTGTCTTCTTCTTGTCAGCTTTCTTCCATGAG TACTTGGTCAGTGTTCCTCTCAGGATGTTCAGACTTTGGGCCTTCATGGGCATGATGGCACAG CTTCCATTAGCCTGGTTTGTTGGTCGCTTCCTGCGCGGTAACTACAGCAACGCTGCAGTGTGGATGTCAATTATCATTGGTCAGCCATTCGCCATCCTGATGTACGTCCACGACTACTATGTACTGCATTACAGACAGGAGTCTacctga